From the bacterium genome, one window contains:
- a CDS encoding putative quinol monooxygenase gives MSDTTNKDILSVVAWVRAEPGAEDTVRETLAGFVAPTLKEEGCVDYQLHGVNDDPGLFYFVEYWRSEEDLERHIASPHIRDGSDAVTHLILEHGEMRMTQIA, from the coding sequence ATGAGCGATACCACCAACAAGGACATTCTGAGCGTCGTGGCGTGGGTACGGGCCGAGCCCGGCGCCGAGGACACGGTTCGGGAGACGCTGGCGGGCTTCGTTGCCCCCACCCTCAAGGAAGAGGGTTGCGTCGACTACCAGCTACACGGCGTCAACGACGATCCCGGCCTCTTCTATTTCGTCGAGTACTGGCGGAGCGAGGAAGACCTGGAACGTCACATCGCCTCGCCCCACATCCGGGACGGAAGCGACGCGGTCACTCACCTGATCCTGGAGCACGGCGAGATGAGGATGACGCAGATCGCCTGA